From Cricetulus griseus strain 17A/GY chromosome 1 unlocalized genomic scaffold, alternate assembly CriGri-PICRH-1.0 chr1_0, whole genome shotgun sequence, a single genomic window includes:
- the LOC100760414 gene encoding 25-hydroxyvitamin D-1 alpha hydroxylase, mitochondrial, which produces MTQSVKLASRVLNRVHLPPKLDASLASRGSDSGLRNLSDIPGPSMPGFLAELFCKGGMSRLHELQVQGAARYGPIWSGSFGTLLTVYVASPALVEQLLRQESPCPERCSFSSWAEHRRRHQRACGLLTADGEEWQRLRSLLAPLLLRPQAAAGYAGTLDNVVHDLVRRLRRQRGRGSGLPNLVQDVAGEFYKFGLEGIGAVLLGSRLGCLEAEVPPDTETFIHAVGSVFVSTLLTMAMPNWMHRLVPGPWARLCRDWNQMFAFAQKHVEQREGEAAMRKLGKPEEDVPSGHHLTHFLFREKLSVQSIVGNVTELLLAGVDTVSNTLSWTLYELSRHPEIQSALHSEITAAMAPGSGAHPQATALSQLRLLKAVIKEVLRLYPVVPGNSRVPDRDICLGDYIIPQNTLISLCHYATSRDPAQFPEPNSFNPARWLGEGPAPHPFASLPFGFGKRSCIGRRLAELELQMALAQILTHFEVLPEPGALPVRPMTRTVLVPERSINLQFVDR; this is translated from the exons ATGACCCAGTCAGTCAAGCTCGCCTCCAGAGTGCTCAATCGAGTCCACCTGCCTCCAAAGCTGGAtgcctctctggcctccaggggtTCCGACTCCGGTCTCCGGAATTTGTCTGACATCCCTGGGCCCTCTATGCCTGGCTTCCTGGCAGAACTTTTCTGCAAAGGGGGGATGTCCAGGCTACATGAACTGCAG GTGCAGGGAGCAGCGCGCTACGGACCGATATGGTCCGGCAGCTTCGGGACCCTTCTCACGGTGTACGTGGCCTCCCCGGCACTTGTGGAGCAGCTACTGCGACAGGAGAGTCCCTGTCCCGAGCGCTGCAGCTTCTCATCTTGGGCGGAGCACCGTCGCCGCCACCAGCGGGCTTGCGGCTTGCTAACAGC GGATGGCGAAGAATGGCAGAGGCTCCGGAGTCTCCTGGCCCCGCTACTCCTCCGGCCTCAAGCAGCCGCTGGCTATGCTGGAACTCTGGACAACGTGGTCCATGACCTGGTGCGACGACTGAGGCGCCAGCGGGGACGTGGCTCTGGGCTACCCAACCTAGTTCAGGACGTGGCGGGAGAGTTTTACAAATTTGGCCTAGAAG GCATAGGCGCGGTGCTGCTGGGTTCGCGCCTGGGATGCCTGGAGGCTGAAGTCCCTCCCGACACAGAGACCTTCATCCATGCGGTGGGCTCGGTGTTTGTGTCCACACTCTTGACCATGGCAATGCCCAACTGGATGCACCGCCTTGTACCCGGACCCTGGGCCCGCCTCTGCCGAGACTGGAACCAGATGTTTGCTTTTG CCCAGAAGCACGTGGAGCAGAGAGAAGGCGAAGCAGCCATGAGAAAACTGGGAAAGCCTGAGGAGGACGTGCCTTCTGGTCATCACTTAACCCACTTCCTTTTTCGGGAAAAGTTGTCTGTCCAGTCCATCGTGGGGAACGTGACAGAGCTACTACTAGCTGGAGTGGACACG GTATCCAATACACTCTCCTGGACGCTCTACGAACTGTCCCGGCACCCAGAAATCCAGTCGGCACTTCACTCTGAGATCACAGCTGCCATGGCCCCTGGCTCGGGTGCCCACCCCCAAGCTACTGCTCTGTCTCAGCTACGCTTGTTGAAGGCTGTGATAAAAGAAGTGTTAAG ACTGTACCCTGTGGTACCTGGGAATTCCCGTGTCCCAGACAGAGACATCTGCCTAGGTGACTACATTATCCCCCAAAAT ACGCTCATCTCTCTATGTCACTATGCCACTTCAAGGGACCCCGCACAGTTTCCAGAGCCAAACTCTTTCAATCCAGCTCGCTGgctgggggaaggcccagccccaCACCCGTTTGCATCTCTTCCTTTTGGCTTTGGCAAACGCAGCTGCATAGGGAGACGCCTGGCGGAGCTTGAGTTACAAATGGCTTTGGCTCAG ATCTTGACCCACTTTGAGGTGCTCCCTGAGCCAGGTGCTCTCCCAGTCAGACCAATGACCCGGACTGTCCTGGTACCTGAGAGGAGCATCAACCTTCAGTTTGTAGACAGATAG
- the Mettl1 gene encoding tRNA (guanine-N(7)-)-methyltransferase has translation MMLAWTVRGRSLTSRSPVGRTGACRHLGARTMQMRARRKGGVPGAGLPASSETSSALALPRPLPSGSTRHGSADFFVIVSLRGGACWRSASSTCARSLGSPRGCGGIMAGTEAPQPQKRYYRQRAHSNPMADHTLCYPVKPEEMDWSELYPEFFAPLTQNKSHDDPKDAKEKQAGTQVEFADIGCGYGGLLVALSPLFPDTLILGLEIRVKVSDYVQDRIRALRAAPGGGFQNIACLRSNAMKHLPNFFRKGQLTKLFFLFPDPHFKRTKHKWRIISATLLAEYAYVLRVGGLVYTITDVLELHQWMCTHFEEHPLFERVPLEELSEDPIVEHLGTSTEEGKKVLRNGGKNFPAIFRRIQDPILQAVTPNPTLPDH, from the exons ATGATGCTTGCATGGACTGTCAGAGGCAGGTCCCTCACATCTCGCTCACCTGTGGGGCGCACAGGTGCCTGTAGGCATCTGGGAGCCAGGACGATGCAAATGCGAGCCAGAAGAAAAGGCGGGGTGCCAGGAGCTGGTCTTCCTGCAAGCTCAGAAACCAGCAGCGCGCTTGCTCTCCCGCGCCCTCTCCCTTCGGGGTCCACCCGTCACGGTTCGGCAGACTTCTTCGTCATTGTTTCTTTAAGAGGCGGGGCCTGCTGGCGGTCTGCGTCATCAACGTGCGCCCGAAGCCTCGGATCTCCACGTGGATGCGGAGGCATCATGGCGGGAACCGAGGCCCCCCAGCCGCAGAAGCGCTATTACCGGCAGCGCGCCCACTCCAACCCCATGGCGGACCACACGCTGTGCTA CCCTGTGAAGCCAGAGGAGATGGACTGGTCTGAGCTTTACCCAGAGTTCTTTGCTCCCCTTACTCAGAATAAGAGCCATGATGATCCAAAAGatgcaaaagaaaagcaagctggGACCCAAGTGGAGTTTGCAGACATAGGCTGTGGCTATGGCGGTTTGTTAG TGGCACTATCACCACTCTTCCCAGATACCCTGATTCTGGGTCTGGAGATTCGGGTAAAGGTGTCAGACTATGTACAAGACAGGATTCGGGCCCTACGTGCAGCTCCTGGAGGTGGATTCCAGAACATTGCCTGTCTCCGCAGTAACGCCATGAAGCACCTTCCTAACTTCTTCCGCAAGGGCCAG CTGACGAAGCTATTCTTCCTCTTCCCCGACCCGCATTTTAAGCGAACGAAGCATAAGTGGCGAATCATCAGCGCCACACTCCTGGCAGAATACGCCTACGTGCTGAGAGTTGGG GGGCTGGTGTACACCATCACCGACGTGCTGGAGCTGCACCAATGGATGTGCACCCATTTTGAAGAGCACCCACTGTTTGAGCGTGTGCCCCTGGAAGAACTG AGTGAGGATCCCATTGTGGAACATCTGGGCACTTCAACcgaggaaggaaagaaagttcTACGAAATGGAGGGAAGAATTTCCCAGCCATCTTCCGAAGAATCCAGGATCCAATCCTCCAAGCAGTgacccccaaccccaccctgcCTGACCACTGA
- the Eef1akmt3 gene encoding EEF1A lysine methyltransferase 3, with translation MASSRPDPEPESVFPREVRLFTDSYSESSRFCFCGHELSITQNFGSRLGVAARVWDAALSLCHFFESQNVDFRGKTVIELGAGTGIVGILAALQGGDVTITDLPLALEQIQDNVHANVPSGGRVKVCALSWGIDQHGFPGNYDLVLGADIVYLEPTFPLLLGTLQHLCGPHGTIYLASKMREEHGTESFFQHFLPQHFQLELAQRDEDANVNIYRARHREVRPAGHHPFC, from the exons atgGCCAGCTCCCGCCCGGATCCTGAGCCCGAATCCGTGTTCCCTCGGGAGGTCCGGCTCTTCACCGACTCTTACTCAGAGAGCAGCCGGTTCTGCTTCTGTGGGCACGAGCTGAGCATCACGCAAAACTTTGGGTCGCGCCTTGGGGTGGCGGCACGCGTGTGGGATGCG GCTTTGAGCCTGTGTCACTTTTTCGAGAGTCAGAATGTGGATTTTCGAGGCAAGACGGTGATCGAACTGGGCGCTGGGACGGGCATCGTGGGAATCCTGGCGGCGCTGCAGG GGGGGGATGTTACCATCACTGATTTACCACTGGCCTTAGAGCAGATCCAGGATAATGTCCACGCTAATGTGCCATCTGGAGGCCGGGTGAAGGTGTGTGCCTTGTCCTGGGGAATTGACCAGCATGGCTTTCCTGGAAACTATGACTTAGTGCTGGGGGCAGATATCGTGTACCTGGAACCTACTTTCCCACTGCTGTTGGGGACCCTCCAACACCTGTGTGGGCCCCATGGCACCATCTATCTGGCTTCCAAGATGAGAGAGGAGCATGGAACAGAGAGCTTTTTTCAGCACTTCCTCCCCCAGCACTTCCAACTGGAGCTGGCCCAGCGGGATGAGGACGCGAATGTCAACATCTATAGGGCCAGACACAGGGAAGTGAGACCTGCCGGACATCACCCCTTCTGTTGA